The DNA region ataatatttttaagagaAATATTCTAATTTGAAACTGTTTATGACTTCTTGAGGTcgtgtcttttattttgaaagcaaaGCCGGAACCGGAATTGAGGCCCGGGTTCTTTAGGAAGTAAACAAACCCTGGGCAGCTCAGAGTGGGATTTACTGGAGTTAGTGTTGAGATTGTCGTTCATTGTCCGTGTTTCTTACTGTCATCTGATAATGTGAGTACAGTCGTGTGACACACTTTAATTGCTTTTCTCTTCAACAAACTTCCTCGTTCTGTCGTTTAAACGCTGCTAAGAGACGTCAATTACGCGTCATTTCTGACGCATCACGCTGCTGACACGCTGCTGTTCCTAAGACCACATATTATAAGTGACGTGTCATTTCTGGTGACCCATACTCACgctgctctgcattttaacccatccgaagtgcagagcagtgaacacacacacacacttggaacACACACCTgatagtgggcagccattttaatgctgcggcgcccggggagcagttgggggttcgatgccttgctcaaggggcacctaagtcgtggtattgaaggggAGAGAGAActtacatgcactccccccacccacatcAGACCACATATTTATAGTAACGttgcttaattttaaaaaattataaaattgaatatttacaaatttatacACATCTACGTATAGTAACGTtgcttaattttaaaattgtatgtgGTGGATTTGTTACACATGTATCTATCTCTTCATACGTACATATTGAAAAGGCCTTGATTTAAGACTTTCGATGTGGTCTCAGATCATACCTGAGAAATCGGTATGAATGTAAACAATTAATCATACAAACAGAGTATTTTTATTATGGTGGTATTTGCCATGACTGTcattaaaaagaaatggaaagGAAAAGAAATTGAAAGCTACTTGCGTCATTTGGATGAGATATTCATTAgtgattttacagtaaaatgtttacatgttcaTTCATTACGATTTTACAGTCGTAGTAACTTTAAAACTTGAGATATTCTAAAAGAAACTACGATTACCATAATAAATTGCTGCTAGGATGAATAAAAGTGGATACGCATGCTTACTGTTAAGTATTAGTATTAAATCTGGGGGACAAAATGATTATTGGTAAATAATGAAAATCTGtataaatatagaaaacatagcattattattattgttgctttgtTATACTGCTCTTGtaacattattatgattattatatttaagttattttttttttcaccaagtacatcaaaaaagaaaaatggcataGAAAAACAGAAAGCTTTTACACTCTTTGAACGTGATTCTGTATTTATCTGTTATGAATATTACAATAATGTTTGAAGAAATAGTAATGCTGACTGTATACTGATCATTTCTGTTAGGCTTATGCATTGTATATcacactttttttatgtttgtgtgtcgTATCGAATTGTTGTAACTGTTTGCACGATGTTGTGATTCTTTCAGGTTACAGTTTTGCGTGTGTGATAGATGAACGTGTGTCCTCACCGGGTGTAGTACAGCAGCTCCATCATGTCAAGGAAACAGTCAGGGAAGCCCATAAAGGCAAACAGGAAGTATGAGTTAGAGAGGAAGAGAGACGAGAGGGCGGCCCGGCGGGCTCTGGCCAAAGACAAGAAGAACAGACCTCCAGGAGGAGACGATGGAGAGGAGTTTGTCAGCTTCTCCAACCAGCTTCAGGCTCTGGGGCTCAAACTGCGAGAGGTGCCTGGAGACGGGTATGTGTGGAGCACTGTTTCTTTGACTTTACTCACTCAGAACGGTGTTGCAGCCCACTTCTGGGTCGTGACCCGACAGTTGAGAAACGCTGATATAGAGTATGAGATCTTTAAGGAGTTGAGCTTCTGTTTCTCATGTTCTCCCGCAGGAACTGTTTGTTCCGGGCTCTTGGAGATCAGCTGGAGGGACATTCGCAAGATCACCTGCGTTTGCGGCAGGAGACGGTACAGTACATGATGACGCACAGCCAGGACTTCGAGCCCTTCGTTGAAGATGATGTGCCATTCACACAACATTGtaagagaagtgtgtgtgtgtgtgtgtgtgtggccgtgGCCATAAATCCAAAATAAACTGAAACTTAAATCAGATTGCATTGCAACTCACATTAACCTTGTAAATGACTGTTAATTAGTAGTGTTTGCTTAGTCAAGCATCACTATAAATAttgctcatatttatatttttaacttggaGGGGGCAAGGTTTGACATGTtttattgttaactgaaatatttaggTTATTGAAATTAAATACGAGTATTTTATTTTCCGTTCGTTTCCAAGGcaccatttctcattttttagtttcagttgaTGTTTTAGTCGAATATAAAGCAAAaccaaaaactgacaaaaacacacatcaaaagaACTAAAACGTAAAGGTTAACATAAAAATGATAGgactataaaacaaacaaaacaaaatgcaaaatatgacaTCAGTACTGTATTAATGATACTACAATAACACTAGAGCCTATAAACAactggaaaaatataaaatgtgtatatatatatgtatatatatatatatatatatatatatatatatatagtttagaacttgcagcaaaaaatataaaattaataaaataaataaataaaaaaaaacaagcaaacaaaaaaaaaaaaacctacaaatattttattttggttagttcCCAAGGCAGCCTAtaaacaaccagaaaaaaaatataaattaaaaaatttagttaGAACTtgcagtaaaaatacaaaaataaatataaatcaaataaaaataaataaataaactcaagctgttttatttctgtttgtttccaAGGCAgcgtttttcatttttgtttagtttcagttaaagtttaagttgaaaataataaaactaaaactgaaataaaaaaataactaaatagaaACACACTAATAACTAAACTGGACAATTAATGTAATGGacacatattttttaaactaataaaccttaaactaagattaaaataaaaatatatttaaaaaactaaatagacatgAAATATGACATCAGtaattaaatactgtattaatGATAATACAGTAATACTGGAACCAGTAAACAAccagagaaaatataaaatatataaaaccatgttaaaatggggaaaaaaaaatctagctataaaattatatatatttatctttgtaaaacaaacaaatataaattaagtaaataaaagtgtgtatgagagtgtgtgtgtgtgtgtatatatacagtacaggtcaaaagtttggaaacattactatttttaatgtttttgaaagaagtttcttctgcttcatcaagcctgcatttatttgatcaaaaatacagaaaaaaaatgtaatattgtgatatattattacaacttaaaataattgtttttaaatttattatactttaaattatcatttaattctgtgatgcaaagctgaatttttaggatcattatcacatgatcctttagaaatcattctaatatgatgattcattatcaaagttggaaacagttctgcttcttaatatttttttcagaacatgtgatacttttttaggatgctttgatgaataaaaagtaaaaaaaaaaaaaaaaaaaaaaaaaagctatgttttttaaaatataaatattttgtaataacaatatacactactggtcagtaatttggggtcagtaattttctttcttttttttttaaataaaatcaatacttttattcagcaaggatgtgttaaattgataaaaagtgatagtaaagaaaatatattattagaatatatattattagattttttttttttttttttaataaatgcagttcttttaaaccttttattcatcaaatatattagacagcagaactgtttccaacactcataataaatcagaatattagaatgatttctaaatgatcatgtgatagactggatgttacatgtgacactgaaggctggagtaatgatgctgaaattcagctttgcatcacaggaataaattatttttttaaagtatattcaaatagaaaactattattttaagttgtaataatatttcacaatattactgttttttctgtatttttgatcaaataagtgcaggcttgatgagcagaagagacttctttcaaaaacattaaaaaacaccaaaatttCCAAACTTTAcaccttaaatatatatatttttgtttctgtgtgtgtgtgtgtgttttttttttttttttttgtgtgtgtcctgtTATCTGGTTATTCTaagtctttgttgtttttgtttctcagtGTCAAACCTCTCACAGCCGGGCACGTTTGCCGGTAACGATGCCATCGTGGCATTTGCTCGCAGCCAGCAATTGAAAGTGGTTATTCATCAGCTGAACGCTCCTTTGTGGGAGGTGATGGAGCAATTATTTCTTTGATTCATTTCATTCTAATGTGTTTCTATTAATggtttaatacattatttttttttacatacagatAAATGGTACGGAGAAGCCTTCATGCCGTGAGCTACACATCGCATATCGCTATGGAGACCATTATGACAGCGTCCGTAAGATTGGAGACAACTCTGAGAGTCCGGCACATCTGCGTATAGAGGTCTGTCCGGCTAAACAAACATCAGTCACATACATGAAGCACAGTCTGACATTTTCTGAAGGCAAGTGGTTTTTTTCTTTGGATAGAGTCTGAATAACTCCAGACGATTTGGAGACGGTCAGAAGGAAAAGACGAGAGGTGCCTCTCCCTCACGCTCTCTCTCTGAAGATGAAGAGCTGATCTTGAGCATTCTCTGTGCCGACAGTCAGTCAATctttaaatcactgttttaattCTGTTTCCTTGGCTCTCAATGTGCTCCTCTCACCACTGTTTTGTGTCTGCAGGTCAATCAGACAATCTGTGTCAATCAAGTGCCACATCACAGACGTGCCACAGTGATTGGCTGGAGTCTGAACAAAACAACCAATCATCACAGAGAGATTGTGCTTCAGGGACACACCCTTTATGTCAAGGCATGCAGGCTGAATGTAGTGAAAACACGTCGTCAACAGAGGGCAGCATCTCACATAAACCCAAGGTGATTGAgaaagttttaaattataaaatgttatatttaaacatcTCAGATGGAAACAATgttcttttagtattatttagataccattatagtttttaataatattttgattttgatttatatagtgtttttattgtaattttaaagttttaatcattttgtatttattttaattagttttcattAGATACCTTTGTTTAAGAATgcatgtagtttttattatttcagttttagttattttattacatcatagTACGTTTGCGtatagttaaactaaataaaaatgtgaaatgttgcaactacaacaaacaaaaaaaaaaaaaaaaaaaaaaagcaaaattaaaatataaaaattaatgacaacttaaattttaactgaaaatttaaagtgtccttgttacacatattaaatgtacttactattataataacaattacttatgcatatatacatgcaagtaacccaaaGTCTTGCGAAGAAACCCAAACTCTAATCctaccctaaccatatagtaagtacatttagttaattaatattactcattacttaaatccataattacactgtaacaaggacaccttaaaataaagtgtaaccattcatttattatatatatatttttaattatttctatatagttttaattgatttttatttcagttttagttattttagtatatcagtttaaactaaatgaaaagtttgtttttatatttttaagtattttatttcgagtaatgaaaacttttttttactagttttagttaactataataaccctgggtGAAAAGAACTAATATAATAAAGAtttcttggaattttttttttttattttttttgctttttagctcTCTAATAAACAAAGGAAAGAGCAACAGCGCCTAGAAAAGAAGAAGCGTCAGGaggagagacacagacagaaggTTTTACAGGGCAGAGGGTCACATGATCAGAATGTACCTGAAGCCGTCACTCTTGTGCCAGCGCTCAACACCCTGAGCATCTAGAGCAAACATGGGAAACCGTTTTAGGTGGTCCGTACACTGTGGAATGATccagaaatgtataatttaaatgtacaggGAATGTGTTGTATGACTGAGGGTGCGTTCTTTAGCGTGAGATGATATCAAGATGCGTGAGATTGCTAGCGGCTGCATTTTTTGTACCAGACATAGACAAACATTATCCCTCTTTAATTTCAGTTGACTCATCTGAGCTCAGCCAAAGAACACTTGGAAAGGGAATCAAAATACTGAGAGGAGAAAGAAATTAAGATTAATTATGGACCACTGTTTAAGCCTGTCGGGGTGTTTGATTCGCTTGTTTAAAACACTTTCGGTTCTGGTTCTACATTCAGTTTCTGCATTtgaatcattgttttaatttagcGTTTCATTTACAAACAGTTGGGCAACATCATATTCTTCAGTGGAATTCTACAAATAAACTTTTCAAATGGGATTTAAATTGTGTACCATTATTCTCTAAAAGGGTGAAATTGGTCATGAACAGGTCCTTTTTCATCTCAAAACAGAagttatattttgcttaaatcatataaagcatttattaataaataaaaaggagaaaataagCTATTTTAGGACCATTTCAGAATTCGCATTTTATGAAAGCTAAGCCCTTTTATCATTAAGAATGTTTACATCTTTAACGATAACATCAtaaattactgtattacagtaatagaAAAAtgagttgtgtgtttttgtaatgtgaATCTAATGACAAATAGTggtaattgcaaaaaaataaagaatttcatTCTTATTTAGTAGAAGCGTAAATAATACGCATTACGCATAGGTTAAGAAACAAAAGCAGACATggattgaaattgattttttttgttgttatttaataacTAAAATCTTTTTGAAAACAGTGATGTGTAAGACATGCAGCCAAGCTGGGAATGAACAAGCACCTTTTCATAATACAGAAAGCCCAACTTGTCATTATGTtgcaacaaacagaaacaaaatatcaGATGCTGATTTTTCTGAATAGCTACAAATTCCTGCATAATGACACTGAAATGGGTTGAAAACCATTAAAGACTTTATGAATGAAATGATCTATTCTTAAACCCTATTTTAAGACCCTGATCCAGCCTGCgaacatacagtatgtttgcCTGTTAAGACACAACTACAGAGAAAAACATTCTCCTATGAATGATGAATCCAGTCTACAGTATGCATGCACAGGGAAAAACCTGACCCACTGAAAGAGTCACTTTTCTGCAACTGACATCTGCAAAGTCTTAAT from Cyprinus carpio isolate SPL01 chromosome B23, ASM1834038v1, whole genome shotgun sequence includes:
- the otud3 gene encoding OTU domain-containing protein 3, which codes for MSRKQSGKPIKANRKYELERKRDERAARRALAKDKKNRPPGGDDGEEFVSFSNQLQALGLKLREVPGDGNCLFRALGDQLEGHSQDHLRLRQETVQYMMTHSQDFEPFVEDDVPFTQHLSNLSQPGTFAGNDAIVAFARSQQLKVVIHQLNAPLWEINGTEKPSCRELHIAYRYGDHYDSVRKIGDNSESPAHLRIESLNNSRRFGDGQKEKTRGASPSRSLSEDEELILSILCADSQSDNLCQSSATSQTCHSDWLESEQNNQSSQRDCASGTHPLCQGMQAECSENTSSTEGSISHKPKLSNKQRKEQQRLEKKKRQEERHRQKVLQGRGSHDQNVPEAVTLVPALNTLSI